The window CCTCGTCCGTGTCCCCGTAGAACTCGCTCATGCCCATGCAGCCGAGCCCCTGGACGCCGACCAGCGGGCCGCCCCTGCCGAGCTCGACCTGTTCGAGGGTGGTGCCGTGCTCCGTCATTGCTGTGCCTTCCCGGGTACCGTTTTCATGGCGTACATGTCGATCTTGCAGTCCAGTACGGCGAGTGCGTCCGTGAGCTCCGTGATCCGCGAGCGCACCTCGCGGCGCGTGCGTTCCAGCAGCTCCCGGCGCTCCTCGACCGTGTGCCCGCCCTCGCGGACCAGTTCGGCGTACCGGACCATGTCCGCCACCGACATGCCCGTGGCGCGCAGCTTGCCCACGAAGGCCAGCCAGTCCAGGTCCTTGTCGGTGAAGCGCCGCTGTCCCGAGTGGGAGCGGTCCACGTGCGGCATCAGGCCGATCCGCTCGTACCAGCGCAGGGTGTGCTGGGTCAGACCGGTCCGGGCCTCGACCTCGCTGATCGTGTACCGCGTCTGCGTCAGGCTCTGGCTCATGGCCCCACGCTAAAACCTTGGAGTGCACTCCAAGCAAGTAGGCTCGGCCCCATGGAGAGCGTGGAGGCCGTGAGCGGCATGGACAGCCTGCGGATCATAGAGACCTGGCCGGTGCCGACCGCCGCGGCGGCCGTCGTACGGGCCGACGGGAGCCTCGCCGGCTCCCACGGGCCCGTCGACCACCGGTTCGCGCTGGCGTCGGTCACCAAACCGCTGGCCGCGTACGCCGCCCTCGTCGCGTACGAGGAGGGGGCGATCGAGCTGGACGAGCCGGCCGGGCCCGAGGGGTCGACGGTCCGTCACCTGCTCGCGCACACCAGCGGCCTGGCCTTCGACGAGCACCGCGTGTCGGCCCCGCCCGGGCAGCGCCGGCTGTACTCGAACGCCGGTTTCGAGGACCTCGGCGACCACATCGCCAAGGCCACCGGCATCCCCTTCGGGGAGTACCTGCACCAGGCGGTCTTCGAGCCGCTGGGCATGACGCGGACCACCCTGGAGGGCTCGCCCGCCAAGGACGGCGTCTCCACCGTCTCGGACCTGCTGCGTTTCGCCGCCGAACTGCAGGCGCCGCGGCTGCTGGACGTCCGCACGGTCGCCGAGGCCACCTCCGTCGTCCACCCCGGCCTCAAGGGCGTCCTGCCGGGCTACGGGCACCAGTCCCCCAACGACTGGGGCCTCGGCCTGGAGATCCGCGGCCACAAGTCCCCGCACTGGACGGGCGCTTCCTCCTCGCCGCGCACCTTCGGCCACTTCGGCCAGGCCGGCACCTTCCTGTGGGTGGACCCGGACGCGCGCGCCGCGTGCGTGGCACTGACCGACCGGGCCTTCGGCCCGTGGGCCGTCGAGGCCTGGACCCCCTTCACCGACGCGGTGCTGGCGGAGCTCCGCTCCAGCTAGGTCGTCTCTTTCGGATCTTGCCGGGACGGACAAGATCCGAAAGAGACGACCTAGGCCCCGTCGGGGAATTCCCAGATCAGCAGTTCCCCCGGGGAGCCGGCGACGACCTCCAGGTCGCGCTCGGCGGTGATCCGCGCCGAGTCCCCGGGGCCCAGCTCCGCCCCGTCCAGGCGCAGGTCCCCGCGCACCACGTGCAGGTACACCCGGTCCGCCGCCGGTACGGCGACGCGCTCGCCCGCGCCGGGCCGCCGGACGTGCAGGACGCCGCCGGCCGCGGGGACCTCGTAGGGCGCGCCGTCCGTGATCCCCCGGACCACCCCGTACGAGGGCTCGCCGCCCGCGGCGAGGGGCGCGAGCCACATCTGCACGAAGCGCAGCCGCCCGGCGCCGTCGTTGCGCTCCACGTGCCGCGCCCCCGATCCGGCGCTGAGCCGCTGCACGTCGCCGGGCCGGACCAGGCTCTTCTCGCCGGTGCTGTCCTGGTGGGTGAGCTCGCCCTCGATCACCCAGGTGACGATCTCGGTGTGGCTGTGCGGGTGCTCGTCGAAGCCGGCGCCCGGCGCGAGGGTCTCCTCGTTGCAGGCGAGGACCGGGCCGAAGCGCAGATTGTCCGGGTCGTAGAAGGCGCCGAAGGAGAAGGCGTGCCGGGTGGAGATCCCGGCGGCGGGGTCCCCGCCCTCGTACCGGTCGGCGCCGCGGCGAACATCAATCATGAAGGCCACCGTAGACCCAGCCGGGAGCCGGGGCGCGGGGCGGACACGGGACCGGATCCCGCGCACCCGTCCCGATAAGGCAGTCTTGTCACGTGCCCCAACCCGAACGTGAGCATTCGCCCGCCACCCATGCCGCGCATCCCGCTCCCGCCCATCCGCACACCGCGACGCTCCGCCGACTGGAGAAGTCCTCCGGACGGCTGGCGGCGAACGCGATCGCGCGGATGGACGAGACCCTGCCGTGGTACCGGGCCATGCCGCCCGAGAACCGGTCCTGGATCGGCCTGGTCGCCCAGGCCGGTATCGCCGCGTTCACGGAGTGGTTCAGGCATCCGGAGACCCCGCAGGCGATCTCCACCGATGTCTTCGGGACGGCTCCGCGCGAGCTGACCCGGGCGATCACCCTGCGGCAGACGGTCGAGATGGTCCGCACCACGATCGAGGTCATGGAGGCCGCGATCGAGGAGGTGGCTGCCCCGGGCGACGAGTCGATCCTGCGCGAGGCGCTGCTCGTGTACGCCCGGGAGATCGCCTTCGCGACCGCCCAGGTGTACGCGCAGGCCGCAGAGGCGCGCGGGGCGTGGGACGCCCGGCTGGAGTCCCTGGTCGTCAACGCCGTGCTGTCCGGCGAGGCGGACGAGGGTGCGCTGTCGCGGGCGGCGGCGCTGGGCTGGAACTCCCCGGAGCACGTGTGCGTGGTGCTCGGCACGGCGCCGGAGGGCGACAGCGAGCTGACGGTCGAGGCGATCCGGCGCGCGGCCCGCCATCACAAGCTCCAGGTCCTCACGGGTGTGCTCGGGGACCGGCTGGTGGTCATCGCGGGTGGCAGCGACAACCCGATCCAGGTGGCCAAGTCGCTGATCGGGCCGTTCGCGGCGGGTCCGGTGGTGGCCGGACCGGTGGTGTCCGACCTGCTGAACGCAACGAAGTCGGCACAGGCCGCGGCGGCCGGGCTGAAAGCGTGCACGGCCTGGCAGGATGCCCCTCGGCCGGTCCTGGCGG is drawn from Streptomyces sp. NBC_01232 and contains these coding sequences:
- a CDS encoding MerR family transcriptional regulator, producing MSQSLTQTRYTISEVEARTGLTQHTLRWYERIGLMPHVDRSHSGQRRFTDKDLDWLAFVGKLRATGMSVADMVRYAELVREGGHTVEERRELLERTRREVRSRITELTDALAVLDCKIDMYAMKTVPGKAQQ
- a CDS encoding serine hydrolase domain-containing protein, translating into MDSLRIIETWPVPTAAAAVVRADGSLAGSHGPVDHRFALASVTKPLAAYAALVAYEEGAIELDEPAGPEGSTVRHLLAHTSGLAFDEHRVSAPPGQRRLYSNAGFEDLGDHIAKATGIPFGEYLHQAVFEPLGMTRTTLEGSPAKDGVSTVSDLLRFAAELQAPRLLDVRTVAEATSVVHPGLKGVLPGYGHQSPNDWGLGLEIRGHKSPHWTGASSSPRTFGHFGQAGTFLWVDPDARAACVALTDRAFGPWAVEAWTPFTDAVLAELRSS
- a CDS encoding pirin family protein, coding for MIDVRRGADRYEGGDPAAGISTRHAFSFGAFYDPDNLRFGPVLACNEETLAPGAGFDEHPHSHTEIVTWVIEGELTHQDSTGEKSLVRPGDVQRLSAGSGARHVERNDGAGRLRFVQMWLAPLAAGGEPSYGVVRGITDGAPYEVPAAGGVLHVRRPGAGERVAVPAADRVYLHVVRGDLRLDGAELGPGDSARITAERDLEVVAGSPGELLIWEFPDGA
- a CDS encoding PucR family transcriptional regulator, which gives rise to MPQPEREHSPATHAAHPAPAHPHTATLRRLEKSSGRLAANAIARMDETLPWYRAMPPENRSWIGLVAQAGIAAFTEWFRHPETPQAISTDVFGTAPRELTRAITLRQTVEMVRTTIEVMEAAIEEVAAPGDESILREALLVYAREIAFATAQVYAQAAEARGAWDARLESLVVNAVLSGEADEGALSRAAALGWNSPEHVCVVLGTAPEGDSELTVEAIRRAARHHKLQVLTGVLGDRLVVIAGGSDNPIQVAKSLIGPFAAGPVVAGPVVSDLLNATKSAQAAAAGLKACTAWQDAPRPVLADDLLPERAIASDPAARDQLVEEIYRPLEEAGSALLETLSVYLEQASSLEGAARMLFVHPNTVRYRLRRVTDVTGWSPSDVRSAFTLRIALILGRLADGDAQS